The window TCGCCGCCGCGAGCCGGATGGTCTTCGCCTTCAGCCGTGACAACGCGCTCCCCGGCTCGGCCCTGTGGCGCAAGGTCAGCAGCCGTACGCAGACCCCGGTCCCGGCCGTATGGCTCGCGGTAGCCGTCGCCGCCGTACTGGCGCTGCCGTCGCTCTACTCCGCCACCGCGTACGGTGCCGTGACCGCCATCAACGTCATCGGCATCACCCCGGCCTACGCCATCCCGATCTACCTGCGCCTGCGCGCCGGCAGCCGCTTCGAGCCCGGCCCGTGGAGCCTGGGCCGCTGGAGCAAGCCGATCGGGTGGATCGCCGTCGTCTGGGTGGCCGTCGTCACGGTCCTGTTCTGCCTGCCGCAGAAGTCGCCGGTGACCATCGACTCGATGAACTACGCGGTGATCGCCCTGGCGGTGGTCCTGGTCCTGGCCAGCGCCTGGTGGTACGTCGCCCGGCGCTCGTACGGCACCCCGTCGGCCTACGGAAACGCAAGGGAGCAGGCCGAAATCGCCGAGGGCATCGTCTGACCCCTCCCCGCGCGCCCCGGTGCACCCGGGGCGCGCGTCCCGACCCCACCTCGTGACCCATCGCGTGACCCACCTCGTGACCCATCGCGCGTCACTGCTGCTCGAAGTGCCTCTGAAGCCACGTGCGCAAGCCGCGAACTCGCGGGTCATGGCGGCGTCCGACTGCTTGAGGACCGTCGAACGGCCACCGTCCTCCACCGTGATCGTGTAGCTGGACACGCAGAGCGGCCATGTCCTTGGCCATCCCCGCCATCCTGGCGTTCAGTTCCCCGACCTGCCTGGTCAGCGCTGCCAGGCCGTCCTGCCGGCCCGCGCCACCGTTCCCGTTGGCCGCAAGGCTCCGTGCCCGGGCAACCCCGGTCGGGACGCCCCTGACGGGGACCTCCACCTCCTGCCACGCCGTCAGTACGGCCGACTGCTCAGGGCTGCCGACGCCGAACAGCTCCCCGGCCTTCCGGAAGGTGGTGCCCGCGAAGTCCTGGAACTGGTCCTCGGAGCCGGACGCCTTGAGCGATTCGTACCAGATGGCCCCTGCGGCCTCCCGAAGGACGCCCGGACCGTTCGCTCACCCCGCAGGCGGGCCGTGGTCAGCATGGTGTCCAAGGCGGCCTGGCGCACCTCGCTGTCTTCGCTCTCCAAAAGCTTCCTGTCAGCACAGGGTGTCCCAGTGGTGGAGGGCCTGGAGGGCTGCGGTGCGGGTGGTGGGGGTGGCGGGGGTCCGGGTGAGGAGGTAGTCGGCCACGGGGGTGAGGAGGAGGGGGGTGTCGGGGGTGGGGGTGTGGAGGCGGGCCTCGTCCCAGGCGTGGCGGATGACGGTGCGGCGCAGGAGGGTGCCGTGGCGGGTGGGGAAGCGTCGGGTGGCGGCGGTCTCGGTGCGGCGGCGGTGTTCGGGGGCGAGTTCGGGGGCGAGTGCGGCGCGAACGGCGGCCAGGGGGCCCAGCGGGAGGTGGTCGGCGGCGTGGTCGAGGAGGGTCGCGGCCTCGGGGGCCAGGCGGTAGGCGGCGAGGACGGCGGCGGTCTCGGCGGGCTCGAAGGGCCGGCGGGCGAGGCACGCGATGTCGAGCAGGGTGACGGGACCGGGGGGCAGGGCGGGCCGGTGGAGGTGGGACTCGGCCAGGGCGATGAGGCACTCGACGTGCTCGTCGGCGACGAGGTACGGCCGGACGGGCACGGCCGAGCCGTCGCCGGGCAGGGCGGCGGTGGTGAGATGGACGCGGTACCAGGGGTCGACCAGGGGGTCCTCGGCGGGCCAGTGGACCGTGACGGCGGTGTGGTGGGGGCGCTCGCCCAGCAGTGAGACGTCGATGTGCTCCACCGGGTGGTCGGTGACCAGACGGATGACGGCCTGCCACAGGGCCGCCTCGTCGGGGGCAACGAGGTCGAGGGTGTCCAGCGGGCGGAGCAGGCCGTCCGGGTAGTAACCGGCGAGCGGGAGGCCTCGGATGGCGCGGACGCCGGTGGAACAGGCGAGGTCGGCGGCCAGGCGGGCGTAGTGGGCGACGCGGTCGTGGGCGCGGCGCAGTTCGGCACGGGCGGGCTCGCCCATCCGCACGCCGTCGCGGACCAGCGCGGAGAGCGCCAGGTGGGGCAGGTGGTGGTCGGCCCGGGCGCGGTGGAGCAGTTCGGCCGGCCCGGCGGCCGGGTCGGCGTCGAGCAGCCGGTACAGCAGTGCGGTGTTCACGGACGTCCGCCTCCGAATGTATGGTCAGGCCCGGCGCCACCGGCGGCCGAGGGGGCGGGAGGGCGGTGCCGGACCGTATCCGGCGTGCCCGCGGCACGGCGATTCTGTACGGCAAGGTTCAACACCTGATCACCACAGGCTCAACAGACTCTCGACACCGGGTGCGACGCTGTGGTTAAAAAGGTGACACAAAACGAGACATGGGCGCCGAGCGGGGGCGGGCACTGTGTTCTGGGGGCTGGGGGCAGAACTTGGGCGATCTCCGTTTCTCCTTACTCGGTCTGATGCGGGCTCACCGGGGCGCTACCGCGCTCAAGATCGGTAGCCCACAGCAGCAGGCGATGCTGGCCGTCCTCCTGCTCCGGCCGGGGCATTCGGCGAGCGCCACCGATCTCATCGCCGCGCTGTGGGGCGAGGAACCTCCGGGCGCGGCGATGACCACGGTCCGTACCTACGCGTGGCGATGGCGCAAGGTGCTGGACGCGGAGGGGAAGAGCGAAGAAGGGTGCGCCGCCGGGGCCGAACGGCCCGCGTCGAGCGTGCTGGTGTCGATGGGGGACGGCTACCGGCTGGTCCTGCCGAAGCTCGCCGTGGACGCGGCGGAGGCCGAGGCGCTGGCCGCCGAGGCGGAGCGCACCGCGCGCACCGATCCGCTGTGCGCCCGCGACCTGCTCAACCGGGCGTTGGAGCTGTGGCAGGGCGAGCCGCTGGCCGGCGTACCCGGTCCGTTCGCGGAGCGGCACCGGCAGCGGCTGGAGGAACTGCGGCTGACCCTGCTGGAGGAACGGATCGGGCTGGACCTGACGCTCGGCCGCCACTCGCGCTGCATCCCCGAGCTGACCGCGCTCACCACCGAGCACCCGCTGCACGAGCAGGCGTACGGGCTGCTGATGCGGGCGCTGTACCAGGCCGGGCGGCAGGCGGACGCGCTGGCGGTGTACCGCGGGGTGCGGCAGTTGTTCCTCGCGGAGCTGGGCGTCCCGCCCGGGGCGGAGCTGGAGCAGCTGCACCGCAGGATCCTGGAGGGCGATCCGGCGCTGGCCGCTCCGGAACCGAGCCCGGCGGCGGTGACGGTGACGGGGGCCGGCGCAAGGCCTGGAGCCCGCACAGGGCCTGGAGCCGGGGCAGAGCACGGGGCAGGAGCGGAGGCGGGGACTTCCGAGGAGTTCGAGAGACAGGCGGAGCCGGCCCCGGTCGGCTCCGGCGTCGACGACTCCGAGGGCAGCGCCGGTTCCCGGGCGGCCGCACCGGGCCGGCGGGAGGACAGAGACGGGCGGGAAGCCGCCGTCCGACCGGCCGCCGCACCGCCGCGGCCGGCCCAACTCCCACCCGACGCCGCCGACTTCACCGGCCGTACGGCGCTGGTCCGGGTGCTCGGCGAGGTGCTCGGCGCGCCCTCGGCACAGGCACTCGTGATCGCCACCGTGGTCGGAATGGGCGGCGTCGGCAAGACGGCGCTGGCACTGCACGTGGCGCACCGCGTCCGGGACACCTACCCGGACGGCCAGCTGTACGCGGACCTGCGCGGCTCCGACCCGGTGCCGGCCGATCCGGAGGCGGTGCTCAGCAGCTTCCTGGTGGCGCTCGGGGTGCCCGGCGACGCGGTGCCGGACGGGCTGGACGCGCGCTCGGCGCTGTTCCGGTCCGTGGTGGACGGGCGGCGGCTGCTGCTGGTGCTCGACAACGCCAAGGACGCGGCGCAGATCCGGCCGCTGCTGCCCGGGGCGGTCGGCTGCGCGGTCCTCACCACCGGGCGCACCCGGCCGGCCGGGCTGCCGGCCACCGTCCAGGTCGACCTGGACGTGTTCCAGCCGTCCGAGGCGCTGGACCTGCTCGGCCGCACGATCGGCGCGGAGCGGCTGACCGCCGAACGGGAGGCGGCGCTGGAGCTGGTGGTGGCCTGCGGGTACCTGCCGCTGGCGGTCCGGATCGTGGCGGCCCGCCTCGCGGCCCGGCCTGGCTGGACGGTGCAGACGCTCAGCCGCCGGCTCCAGGTGGAGCGGCGGCGGATCGACGAGCTGCGGATCGGCGACCTCGCGGTGGCGGCGGCCTTCGAACTGAGCTATCGCCAGCTGACCCCCGATCAGGCCCGGGCGTTCCGGCTGGTCGCCTCGGTGGACGGGCCGGACATCGGCCTGTCGGCGGCCGCGGCCCTGCTCGACCTCGACGAGTACGACGCCGAGGACCTGCTGGAGGCGCTGGTGGACGTGGCGATGGTGGAGTCGCCGTTCCCGGGGCGCTACCGGTACCACGACCTGCTGCGGGCGTTCGCCCGGCGGCGTCCGGTGGAGGGGGCCGACGCGGGAGGCCCCACTTCGGCGGCCGGTGGCGCGGCGGAGAGCGGGGAGGCGCTGGCGGCCCGGGACCGGCTGCTGGACCACCTGCTGGCCACGGCCTGCACCGCCTTCCAGCACGCGGTGCCGGGCGACCCGGCGGCGGGCGCGCTGGGTCCGGCCCGCTCCCCCGGTGTGGCGCTGTCGGGATGGGACGCGGCCCGGGAGTGGACGGCGGCGGAGCGTGCTGGCGCGGTGGCGCTGGCGGCCCAGGTCGCCGCGGACGCGGGAGCGGGCACGGCGGGCGGTACGGCGGGCGGCACCGGAGACGGTACCGCGGGCCGTGCGGCAGGCAGTACGGCGGGCGGCGCGGTGCTGCCGGACGGCGTGCAGGGGACCGCGCTGCGGGCCGCGATCGATCTGCTGATCGCGCTCACCCCCTTCGTCCTCACCCCGCCGAGCCGTCAACTCGCCACCACCGCCGACGCGCTGGCCGAGGCGGCGGTGCGGCACGGCGACGTCCGGGCCGCCGGACGTGCGCACTTCCTGCGCGGGAACGTCGCCCTGGCGGCGACCCGGCTGGACGCGGCCGAGGCCGCGGCCCGGCAGGCGGTGGACGCGGCGCGAACCGCCGGCGACACGGTGATCCTGCGCCAGGCGCTCAACGACCTGGGCCTGATCTGCCAGTTCCTCAGCCGCTTCGACGAGGCGGTGGACCACTACGACCAGGCCCTGCTGCTGGCCAACGCGCTGGGGCACCGCTCCGGCGCCTTGGTGACCACCGTGAACGCCGCGCTGGCACGGGTGCGCAGCGGGCGGGCGGAGGAGGCGGTGGAGATCTGTCACGAGGTGCTCGTCGAGCTGCGGACCCGGCAGGACGACCCCGGGCGTGCGTACACCTTGTACGTACTGGGCCTGGCGCTGCACGGGCTCGGGCGGCACGAGGAGGCGGTGACCTGGTTCCGGGAGTGTCTGGCGGTGGCGACGGGAGCCGGTCTGCGGGACCGGGCCGCGCACGCGCGCTACCGGATGGCGGACAGTCTGCGCTCGCTCGGCCGGGCCGACGAGGCGCTCGACCACGCCGGGCAGGCGCTGGTGCTCTGCGAGGAGCTGGGGGCCGAGCGGGACCAGGCGCAGGCGCTGCTGGTGCTGGGCCGCTCGCTGGCGGACCTCGGGCGCGGGGCCGAGGCGGGGGCGCGGTTGCGGCAGGCGTACGAGATCTTCTGCCGCCTGGGGCTTCCGGAGGCTGCCGAGGTGGCCGTCCTGCTGGAGGAGCCGGCGTTGGCGCTGGTCGATCCCTGAGGGTCGGAGGCTTGTGGGTGCGGCGGCCGTGGAGAAACGGTCCTGCTCATCGCGCCGCTCACCCGCACGGCTCAGGAGCCGGTGCTGTTCCAGTCCTTGTCGTCGGTCGGGGTGGGGGTCGGGGTCGGCACGGTGGCCTGCGTGGCGCCGACGCCCCCGCCCTGCCCGGTGCCGTCGGCGCCGTCGGCCAGCGCCACTCCGGCCCCGCCGAGGGCGATCACCGCACCGAGGCCGAGGCCCGCGACGGCCAGGCGGATCCGAGCGGCACCGGAGGTGTTCGACTGCTTCGCCATGACTGCTCCCTAGGACGTCTTCCCTGGTGGGAAGGGGTTTTCCGGGACTTCCCGGAGTGTTCCGGGCTGATGGGATGAGCATGGCAAGGGGCGTTCAACCGCGGATCAACGCACGAGCACCGTGCGTTGATCCGCGTCGTTGATCGGGGCGTTGACCGGCGCCGTTGACCGGGACGTTGACCGGGACGTTGACCGGCGTCGTTGACCGGGGTGGCGACCGACGCCCGCGGGGCGTTCATCCGGTGTGGCTCAGGCCGCCGCCTCGCGGATCTCCAAAGTGCAGCACTTCACGCTGCCGCCGCCCTTGAACAGCTCGGAGAGGTCCACCCCGACCGGCCGGAAGCCGCGCTCGCGCAGCCGGGCCGCCACCCCGGTCGCCGCCTCCGGCAGCACCACGTTCAGGCCGTCGCTCATCAGGTTGAGGCCGAACACTTCAGCGTCCTCCTCCTCGACCAGCACCGCGTCCGGGAAGAGCCGCCGCAGCACCGCCCGGCTGCCCGCCGAGAACGCGCCGGGGTAGTACACGACCTGGTCGGCGTCGAGCACGCCGAGCGCGGTGTCGAGGTGGTAGAAGCGCGGGTCGACGAGGTCGAGCCCGATCACCGGGCGGCCGAGGAACTCCTGCGCCTCCGCGTGACCCTCGCTCACGCTGCGGAAGCCGCGCCCGGCGAGCAGGTGACTGCCTGTCAGCAGCAGGTCGCCCTCGCCCTCGTTGACGTGGACCGGGTCGTGGGTGGCGAAGCCGTTGGCCCGGAACCACTCCAGGTAGGCGGGGCCTTCGGCGGCGCGCTCGGCGTTGCGGAACCGGGCGCCGAGCACCCTGCCGTCGACGACGGTGGCGCCGTTGGCCGCGTAGACCATGTCGGGCAGGCCGGGGATCGGGTCGATCAGGTCGACGCGGTGGCCGAGTTCGACGTACAGGGCGTACAGCCGCTCCCACTGGGCGACGGCGAGGCCGGTGTCGACCGGCTTGGCCGGGTCCATCCAGGGGTTGATCGCGTAGCTGACCTCGAAGTGGGTCGGACGGCACATCAGGAAGCGGCGCCGGCGGGCGGTGCGGGTCATGGAGGGCTCCGGGAGAAGTGAGGGTGCGGCCGCGAAGATCCGGACGGCAGGAAGAACCGGACAGCGGGGGGAACCGGACAGCGGGAAGAACCGGACAGCGGGGGGAACCGGACGTGCGGGGAGGGGCGGGGTCAGGGCGACGCTGGGCGGTCAGGACTCCGCGGGACGCTCGGGGAAGCTCCGCAGGCCGCGGAGCGGGCTGGCCAGCAGCACCGCTCCGGCCGACAGCAGCACGCTCGCCATGATCCAGAGGGTGGTGCGGGCGCCGAGCACCTCGCCCATCCAGCCGCCGAGGAGGGCGCCCACCGGAATGGCGCTGAAGTTGACGGTCGAGGCGCTGGCCCGGATGCGGCCGATCATCGCGGGCGGGCAGTACGCCTGGTAGAAGCTGCCGGCGATGACGTTCCCGGCGACCACGCCGCAGACCGCGACCGACCAGGCCACCGTGCTCACCGCCAGCGGCAGCCGGTCGCCGGCCATCGGCAGCAGGAGGATGAACGGCGCCCCCACCAGCTCGCAGAGCAGCAGCCCGCGCGCCGTCCCGAACCGGCGGGCGATCCGTCCGGCGAGCGCCGCCCCGGCGAGGCCGCCGATCGACACCACCGCGAACACCGCCCCGACGCCACCGGGGGTCACTCCCACGCTGCGGATCAGGAAGATGGTCTGCACGGCCTGGATGCCGTTGAGGCCGAGGTTGCCAACGGCCGCGAAGCTCGCCAGCGTGCGCAGGTACGGGTCACGCGCCAGGAACCGGACCCCCTCGCCGATCTCGCGCAGGATCCCGCGCCGTTCGGAGACCGGCGGCGGCTTCTCCTCGGCCCGGATGGTGCCGACGCAGATCGCCGCCACCAGGTAGGTGACCGCGTCGGCGAGCAGACCGCTGACCGCGCCGAACGCCTGGGAGAGCAGGCCGGCCAGGCCGGGGCCGGCGATCTCCGCCGCCGCGTCGCCGGAGCGCAGTTTGACGTTGGCCTCCAGCAGGTCCTGCTTGGCGACCAGAACGGGCAGGACGGCG of the Streptomyces sp. NBC_01294 genome contains:
- a CDS encoding AfsR/SARP family transcriptional regulator, which gives rise to MRAHRGATALKIGSPQQQAMLAVLLLRPGHSASATDLIAALWGEEPPGAAMTTVRTYAWRWRKVLDAEGKSEEGCAAGAERPASSVLVSMGDGYRLVLPKLAVDAAEAEALAAEAERTARTDPLCARDLLNRALELWQGEPLAGVPGPFAERHRQRLEELRLTLLEERIGLDLTLGRHSRCIPELTALTTEHPLHEQAYGLLMRALYQAGRQADALAVYRGVRQLFLAELGVPPGAELEQLHRRILEGDPALAAPEPSPAAVTVTGAGARPGARTGPGAGAEHGAGAEAGTSEEFERQAEPAPVGSGVDDSEGSAGSRAAAPGRREDRDGREAAVRPAAAPPRPAQLPPDAADFTGRTALVRVLGEVLGAPSAQALVIATVVGMGGVGKTALALHVAHRVRDTYPDGQLYADLRGSDPVPADPEAVLSSFLVALGVPGDAVPDGLDARSALFRSVVDGRRLLLVLDNAKDAAQIRPLLPGAVGCAVLTTGRTRPAGLPATVQVDLDVFQPSEALDLLGRTIGAERLTAEREAALELVVACGYLPLAVRIVAARLAARPGWTVQTLSRRLQVERRRIDELRIGDLAVAAAFELSYRQLTPDQARAFRLVASVDGPDIGLSAAAALLDLDEYDAEDLLEALVDVAMVESPFPGRYRYHDLLRAFARRRPVEGADAGGPTSAAGGAAESGEALAARDRLLDHLLATACTAFQHAVPGDPAAGALGPARSPGVALSGWDAAREWTAAERAGAVALAAQVAADAGAGTAGGTAGGTGDGTAGRAAGSTAGGAVLPDGVQGTALRAAIDLLIALTPFVLTPPSRQLATTADALAEAAVRHGDVRAAGRAHFLRGNVALAATRLDAAEAAARQAVDAARTAGDTVILRQALNDLGLICQFLSRFDEAVDHYDQALLLANALGHRSGALVTTVNAALARVRSGRAEEAVEICHEVLVELRTRQDDPGRAYTLYVLGLALHGLGRHEEAVTWFRECLAVATGAGLRDRAAHARYRMADSLRSLGRADEALDHAGQALVLCEELGAERDQAQALLVLGRSLADLGRGAEAGARLRQAYEIFCRLGLPEAAEVAVLLEEPALALVDP
- the ddaH gene encoding dimethylargininase, with amino-acid sequence MTRTARRRRFLMCRPTHFEVSYAINPWMDPAKPVDTGLAVAQWERLYALYVELGHRVDLIDPIPGLPDMVYAANGATVVDGRVLGARFRNAERAAEGPAYLEWFRANGFATHDPVHVNEGEGDLLLTGSHLLAGRGFRSVSEGHAEAQEFLGRPVIGLDLVDPRFYHLDTALGVLDADQVVYYPGAFSAGSRAVLRRLFPDAVLVEEEDAEVFGLNLMSDGLNVVLPEAATGVAARLRERGFRPVGVDLSELFKGGGSVKCCTLEIREAAA
- a CDS encoding MFS transporter, giving the protein MTTASVKPPFPPSPPAPDPPRRSRWGLWAQANFRKLWIGETTSGLGTAVGNVALALVAVVTLEASPFMVGLLTASAWVPWLFLGLLAGAWVDRWPRLKVMLVCDLLLLLLFGSVPVAGWLGLLTMAQLVVVALLAGAVKVFLSTANGAVLPVLVAKQDLLEANVKLRSGDAAAEIAGPGLAGLLSQAFGAVSGLLADAVTYLVAAICVGTIRAEEKPPPVSERRGILREIGEGVRFLARDPYLRTLASFAAVGNLGLNGIQAVQTIFLIRSVGVTPGGVGAVFAVVSIGGLAGAALAGRIARRFGTARGLLLCELVGAPFILLLPMAGDRLPLAVSTVAWSVAVCGVVAGNVIAGSFYQAYCPPAMIGRIRASASTVNFSAIPVGALLGGWMGEVLGARTTLWIMASVLLSAGAVLLASPLRGLRSFPERPAES